The following are encoded in a window of Oncorhynchus mykiss isolate Arlee chromosome 11, USDA_OmykA_1.1, whole genome shotgun sequence genomic DNA:
- the cenpe gene encoding centromere-associated protein E isoform X4, translating into MAEESAVKVCVRVRPLIEREETAAESAEPVKFYWKADKKTIHQVDDGNLTKNFSFDRVFSAEETTLQLYQELAKPLVVSTVEGYNGTIFAYGQTSSGKTFTMMGSSLTPGVIPLAMEDVFQTIKNCPKKEFLLRVSYLEIYNETVTDLLCDSWKRKPLEIREGNNKNVYVADLTEELVTSPEQALAWIRKGEKNRHYGKTKMNQRSSRSHTIFRMILESRDRGDSASGENSDCAIIVSHLNLVDLAGTERASQTGAEGTRFKEGCNINRSLFTLGQVIKKLSDETQKGFTNYRDSKLTRILQNSLGGNAKTVIICTITPVTLEETLSTLQFASAAKNMKNDPHVTEVSDDGALLRRYRNEIVELKRRLLEVSSVTQTTATEKETLSQILQEKDQLQREQEDRYKNLTKLLVTSANFVTIKKMPKRRVTWGGKLPSPAFHHAGESDLSFAEPFLKKRKADMSVLTEQNEDGEEFDSTFDMEMNQSNLTVRGFAESEFLSPNQLNKLSEKVSCLELQLENETQQKQEAMEEVETFQRRVVELEKQLEEKSLMPADAQLDNETQQNQEAMEKVATFEMRVAELEKQLENSQMPADAQEQMKRGFEETIQLCETLVSEKEMVATERDYLKKELNIIMEQTEKLKKEKAVLLQEMEEKKEIDEFNSLEEESKREYEKELLNDISSLKKAMEASGRKSQELEANLVAMSEELKKKGDWAEELQRSSDVDLVQQVKQLRRSLDDAEGLSRDTKKEWAHLRSENISLKQRAVTLTAGYERMEAQVNGLRHQLETEKSSFKKMQVDLQRELQGAFEENTKLTTLLDGKVPKNLIDSIELEKTVADLKKELEKSHEDERTLQAKIEDLSALQDLPDKVNSFMKQVCDLTEDLCAVQKERDMLVSAKACSEEEAHQFREHVQSSQEQLVKLQGDLSKAELRENDLTQQCTDITEQLETLRKDLARSSLENSQLLTTVEESSLRLKENEQYRASIEDQLCGMQQVMKELEEKLADCESSKEKYDHLSQEHQDQIRQLSEEVIQVQAELKRQQHLNSEQQSCAQQDDQHQLQIQELRAALETMTEERSQLNSDLQQNMEMVAETQGLLHSIQEELRQQKQVNSDLESQSLQKESLLEQQMRQLSDALESGQAERERLLSEKTDSSQNHAEELEKLRSTVTSLTEERDQLQEILEGIREERNQLQEILEGIREERNQLKRDLEKNMDMMIENQEELRVALEKIYHQEENMKPTKTANLEELQSQMKQLNEELESVRTERECLLFEKTNSLPNHAEELGKLLSTVTSLTGERDQLQEILEGVREERNQLKRELEDNVEMQHLNSVHQPHREHQETDLRLQMQLEAVKELEERLEAVKEERSQLKTDLQDNVDMMIENQEELREAQEKIKSLQGKIQRLQTQNADVETRLNNRNVPENTSCLGELQNQIRQLNEELKSVRAERERLLSEKTDGSRNHAGELEKLLSTVTSLTEERDQLQEILEGIREERNQLKRDLEDKVEMIIQVHTEPKHQQHLNSEQQTEREHQEAQLQQQLQQLGEELETMTQERCQLKGDLQENLEMAAETQGLLHSIQEELRQQRQVNSDLESQSLQKESLLEQQAKQLNEELESVRAERERLLSEKTDSSQNHAEELEKLLSTVTSLTGERDQLQEILVGILEERNQLKRDLEENVKMIENQEELREALKNMKPMATANLEELQSQMKQLNEELESVRAERERLLSEKTDSSQNHAEELEKLRSTVTSLTGERDQLQEILEGVREERNQHKRDLEGKVEMSIKVQEELKQQQHLNSEQQTEREHQEAQLKQQLQQLGEELETMTQERCQLKGDLQENLEMAAETQGLLHSIQEELRQQRQVNSDLESQSLQKESLLEQQAKQLNEELESVRAERERLLSEKTDSSQNHAEELEKLLSTVTSLTGERDQLQEILEGVREERNQHKRDLEDNVEMSIKVQEELKQQQHLNSEQQTEREHQEAQLKQQLQQLGEELETMTQEQCQLKGDLQENLEMAAETQGLLHSIQEELRQQRQVNSDLESQSLQKESLLEQQIKAKQLNEELESVRAERERLLSEKTDSSQNHAEELEKLRSTVTSLTGERDQLQEILEGTREERNQLKRDLEGKVEMMQQLEEEGTHMRDERAQIQGDLQENMEMVIQVQRTLEQQQRLNSQQQAEHEQHEDKLKQQIKQLEEECKGFKEGQFHFKVEADTSHKMLSDANATISILTEQINNLEQSTSCCTTSAGEGLCSRLEGSMQKLQVSLVRLQLVINGASKPGHGPLVDVTQVEEVMMLKLLPLLPKPTQKIYSNINRSTVQITNTVWDTKVLLKLCAKDYKTHIEALVQNDLAVFEERRLQDLLLCRAQAPSHSVKVVENDLLGVWDERLSELLDRREGYLQKMNSVLKKLEESLAAHPAAVSEELRARERSNEELNALCMVHSPDSAAVENFLERELARRSALAQANTLALQGLRDERCGLLKELGVVRAQADSQLKEERSKTSTLLQILERASVKTEADLLRDNQQLTLKRQQLDGEIKEMQMRVDQLEEDQIKAANSVSNHKQATQLLQTELQDACAQVKDREGSIQVLKEKLRETEVLAKRRASPSALQHEELKAKVLKMELEMTASSSKHQEELLRMTTVLNHKEDALRTLKETLRRSQQEEAESFNEGQDLHARLITARGRTVQSNILLEKNKLEEELKRLQSKISELESLVSTQQGEITKWKARAIKLKEKKRDVVDKPLSPCTPTKHRLPMNSEQFLNSPKRFLDSPKKFLDSPKKFLDSPKKFLDSPKKFLDSPKSKFFDVRPGSESMSINCPKQFFDNSNLGTIQDASASVDKKDEFWPLSPKQSDVCKQQ; encoded by the exons ATGGCAGAGGAATCTGCTGTCAAAGTCTGTGTACGGGTTCGACCTCTGATAGAAAG GGAGGAAACTGCTGCAGAAAGCGCTGAGCCAGTCAAGTTTTATTGGAAAGCGGATAAGAAGACAATTCATCAGGTCGACGATGGAAATCTTACCAAGAACTTCAGCTTTG ACCGTGTATTTAGTGCTGAAGAAACAACTCTGCAGCTGTACCAGGAACTTGCAAAGCCTCTTGTTGTCTCCACTGTTGAAGGTTATAATG GAACAATATTTGCTTATGGACAAACTTCATCTGGAAAGACTTTCACTATGATGGGGAGTTCTCTTACTCCAGGAGTTATACCCCTTGCCATGGAGGATGTCTTCCAGACGATAAAAAAT TGTCCAAAAAAGGAGTTCCTCCTGAGGGTGTCATACTTGGAGATCTACAATGAAACAGTGACAGATTTGCTCTGTGACAGTTGGAAAAGGAAACCTCTAGAGATCCGAGAGGGAAACAAT AAAAATGTCTATGTAGCTGACCTAACTGAGGAACTGGTGACATCTCCTGAGCAAGCCCTTGCGTGGATTAGAAAAGGAGAAA AGAATCGCCATTATGGAAAGACAAAAATGAACCAGCGAAGCAGTCGTTCGCACACAATTTTCCGCATG ATCTTGGAGAGTCGTGACAGGGGTGACTCTGCATCTGGTGAAAATTCAGACTGCGCCATTATTGTGTCCCATTTG AATTTGGTTGACCTGGCTGGGACTGAGCGAGCAAGTCAAACAGGTGCTGAAG GTACACGTTTCAAAGAAGGATGTAATATAAATCGCAGCCTGTTCACCCTCGGTCAAGTGATCAAGAAACTGTCTGATGAAACCCAGAA GGGTTTCACTAACTACAGGGACAGTAAACTCACCCGCATTCTCCAAAATTCCTTGGGTGGAAATGCAAAAACTGTCATCATCTGCACCATCACCCCAGTTACTCTGGAAGAAACACTTAGCACTCTTCAA TTTGCTAGTGCAGCAAAGAACATGAAGAATGACCCGCATGTCACAGAGGTTTCTGATGACGGAGCCCTTCTGAGAAGATACAGAAATGAAATTGTAGAACTCAAGCGCAGACTTTTGGAG GTCTCATCAGTCACTCAAACAACTGCGACAGAGAAGGAGACTCTGTCCCAGATTTTGCAAGAGAAGGATCAGCTCCAAAGAGAACAAGAAGACCGGTATAAGAATTTAACCAAACTTCTAGTCACTTCGGCAAACTTCGTTACCATCAAAAAG ATGCCGAAACGCAGGGTTACGTGGGGTGGAAAACTGCCATCACCAGCCTTCCACCATGCTGGAGAGTCAGATCTAAGCTTTGCTGAGCCTTTTCTCAAAAAGAGAAAAGCTGATATGTCTGTCTTGACAGAGCAGAATGAAG ATGGCGAGGAGTTCGATTCTACCTTTGACATGGAGATGAACCAGAGCAATCTGACCGTGCGGGGTTTTGCAGAAAG TGAATTTTTATCTCCAAACCAACTGAACAAATTGTCTGAGAAGGTGTCCTGTCTGGAGCTCCAGCTGGAAAATGAGACTCAGCAGAAGCAGGAGGCCATGGAGGAAGTGGAGACATTTCAGAGGCGGGTTGTGGAACTGGAGAAGCAGCTAGAAGAAAAGTCACTAATGCCTGCTGATGCACAGTTGGACAATGAGACTCAGCAGAACCAGGAAGCCATGGAGAAGGTGGCTACTTTCGAGATGAGGGTTGCTGAACTGGAGAAGCAGCTAGAAAATTCTCAAATGCCTGCTGATGCACAGGAGCAG atgaaAAGGGGATTTGAAGAGACCATTCAACTCTGTGAGACGTTGGTGTCTGAGAAG GAAATGGTTGCTACTGAGCGTGATTATCTCAAGAAGGAGCTCAACATCATAATGGAACAGACTGAAAAGTTGAAAAAAGAAAAGGCTGTACTTCTtcaggagatggaggagaagaaagagatagATGAATTCAATTCTTTGGAAGAGGAGAGCAAAAGAGAATATGAG AAAGAACTACTGAATGACATTTCCTCCTTAAAGAAGGCCATGGAGGCCTCGGGACGCAAATCTCAAGAGCTTGAG GCTAATCTGGTGGCAATGTCCGAGGAGCTGAAAAAGAAAGGCGACTGGGCAGAGGAACTACAAAGATCG AGTGACGTTGACTTGGTCCAACAAGTGAAGCAGCTGCGACGCTCTCTGGATGATGCTGAGGGGTTGAGCCGTGACACTAAGAAGGAGTGGGCCCACCTGCGCAGTGAAAATATATCACTCAAACAGAGGGCT GTCACACTAACTGCTGGCTATGAGAGGATGGAAGCTCAGGTGAATGGCCTTCGACATCAGTTGGAGACAGAAAAATCGAGCTTCAAAAAGATGCAAGTTGACCTTCAGAGGGAGTTACAGGGAGCCTTTGAGGAGAACACCAAGCTTACTACTCTTCTGGATGGAAAAGTTCCCAAAA ATCTTATAGACAGCATTGAACTTGAGAAAACAGTTGCTGACCTGAAGAAAGAGCTGGAGAAGTCTCATGAAGATGAGCGAACCCTACAAGCTAAGATCGAGGATTTGAGTGCACTGCAGGATCTTCCAGATAAAGTCAACAGTTTTATGAAGCAG GTATGTGATCTCACGGAGGACCTCTGTGCAGTCCaaaaagagagagacatgctggTGTCTGCTAAGGCCTGCAGTGAGGAGGAAGCTCATCAATTCAGAGAACATGTCCAGAGCTCCCAGGAGCAGCTAGTCAAACTTCAAGGTGATCTGAGCAAAGCAGAGTTGAGGGAAAACGACCTAACCCAGCAGTGCACCGACATCACTGAGCAACTGGAGACTCTCCGTAAGGACTTGGCGCGCTCCTCTCTGGAGAACAGTCAGCTTCTGACTACTGTGGAAGAGTCCAGCCTGAGA cTGAAGGAGAATGAACAGTATCGCGCATCAATTGAAGATCAATTGTGTGGAATGCAACAAGTCATGAAAGAGTTGGAGGAGAAGCTTGCTGACTGTGAATCATCCAAGGAAAAATATGACCATTTATCCCAGGAACACCAAGATCAG ATAAGGCAGCTGAGTGAGGAGGTGATACAGGTCCAGGCAGAACTAAAACGGCAACAGCATCTGAACTCAGAACAGCAGTCATGTGCCCAACAAGATGATCAACATCAGCTACAA ATACAGGAACTACGAGCTGCATTGGAGACCATGACAGAGGAAAGGAGCCAGTTGAACAGTGACTTGCAGCAAAATATGGAAATG GTTGCAGAGACTCAGGGACTTCTCCATTCCATCCAAGAGGAGCTCAGACAACAGAAACAAGTGAACTCTGACCTTGAGAGCCAAAGTTTACAGAAGGAGTCTCTTCTAGAACAGCAG ATGAGGCAGCTGAGTGATGCACTTGAGTCTGGGCAAGCTGAGAGAGAGCGTCTCCTGTCTGAGAAGACAGACAGCTCTCAGAATCATGCAGAGGAGTTGGAGAAGCTGCGCTCTACTGTGACATCactgactgaagagagagaccagctccaGGAGATACTGGAGGGAATCCGAGAGGAGAGGAACCAGCTCCAGGAGATACTGGAGGGAATCCGGGAGGAGAGGAACCAGCTCAAGAGAGACCTGGAGAAGAATATGGACATG ATGATTGAAAATCAGGAGGAACTACGGGTGGCACTTGAAAAGATATACCATCAAGAGGAAAATATGAAGCCTACGAAGACTGCAAATCTAGAGGAGCTGCAAAGTCAG ATGAAGCAACTGAATGAGGAGCTTGAGTCTGTGCGAACTGAGAGAGAGTGTCTCCTGTTTGAGAAGACCAATAGCCTTCCGAATCATGCAGAGGAGTTGGGGAAGCTGCTCTCTACTGTGACCTcactgactggagagagagaccagctccaGGAGATACTGgagggagtcagagaggagaggaaccagCTCAAGAGAGAACTGGAGGACAATGTGGAGATG CAACATCTGAACTCAGTACACCAGCCCCATAGAGAACATCAGGAGACTGACCTACGTTTGCAG ATGCAACTAGAGGCAGTGAAGGAGTTAGAGGAGCGACTGGAAGCTGTTAAAGAGGAGCGGAGCCAGCTGAAGACTGACCTTCAGGACAATGTAGACATG ATGATTGAGAATCAAGAGGAACTAAGGGAGGCTCAAGAGAAGATCAAATCGCTACAGGGGAAAATCCAACGACTTCAGACTCAGAATGCAGATGTTGAGACAAGATTGAACAACAGAAATGTTCCAGAGAATACGTCCTGTCTAGGAGAGCTGCAAAACCAG ATAAGGCAGCTGAATGAGGAGCTCAAGTCTGTGCGAGCTGAGAGAGAGCGTCTCCTGTCTGAGAAGACAGACGGCTCTCGGAATCATGCAGGGGAGTTGGAGAAGCTGCTCTCTACTGTGACCTCgctgactgaagagagagaccagctccaGGAGATACTGGAGGGAATCCGAGAGGAGAGGAACCAGCTCAAGAGAGACCTGGAGGACAAAGTGGAGATG ATCATACAAGTACATACAGAACCTAAACATCAGCAACATCTGAACTCAGAGCAACAGACTGAGAGGGAACATCAAGAAGCTCAACTTCAGCAGCAA CTACAGCAGCTAGGAGAGGAACTGGAAACCATGACACAGGAGCGGTGTCAGTTGAAGGGTGACCTGCAGGAAAATCTGGAGATG GCTGCAGAGACTCAGGGACTTCTCCATTCCATCCAAGAGGAGCTCAGACAACAGAGACAAGTGAACTCTGACCTTGAGAGCCAAAGTTTACAGAAGGAGTCTCTTCTAGAACAGCAG GCTAAGCAGCTGAATGAGGAGCTTGAGTCTGtgcgagcagagagagagcgtcTCCTGTCTGAGAAGACAGACAGCTCTCAGAATCATGCAGAGGAGTTGGAGAAGCTGCTCTCTACTGTGACCTcactgactggagagagagaccagctccaGGAGATACTGGTGGGAATCCTGGAGGAGAGGAACCAGCTCAAGAGAGACCTGGAGGAGAATGTGAAGATG ATTGAAAACCAGGAGGAACTACGGGAGGCACTTAAAAATATGAAACCTATGGCGACTGCAAATCTAGAGGAGCTGCAAAGTCAG ATGAAGCAGCTGAATGAGGAGCTTGAGTCTGtgcgagcagagagagagcgtcTCCTGTCTGAGAAGACAGACAGCTCTCAGAATCATGCAGAGGAGTTGGAGAAGCTGCGCTCTACTGTGACCTcactgactggagagagagaccagctccaGGAGATACTGgagggagtcagagaggagaggaaccagCACAAGAGAGACCTGGAGGGCAAGGTGGAGATG TCCATCAAAGTCCAGGAGGAGTTGAAACAGCAGCAACATCTGAACTCAGAGCAACAGACTGAGAGGGAACATCAAGAAGCTCAACTTAAGCAACAA CTACAGCAGCTAGGAGAGGAACTGGAAACCATGACACAGGAGCGGTGTCAGTTGAAGGGTGACCTGCAGGAAAATCTGGAGATG GCTGCAGAGACTCAGGGACTTCTCCATTCCATCCAAGAGGAGCTCAGACAACAGAGACAAGTGAACTCTGACCTTGAGAGCCAAAGTTTACAGAAGGAGTCTCTTCTAGAACAGCAG GCTAAGCAGCTGAATGAGGAGCTTGAGTCTGtgcgagcagagagagagcgtcTCCTGTCTGAGAAGACAGACAGCTCTCAGAATCATGCAGAGGAGTTGGAGAAGCTGCTCTCTACTGTGACCTcactgactggagagagagaccagctccaGGAGATACTGgagggagtcagagaggagaggaaccagCACAAGAGAGACCTGGAGGACAATGTGGAGATG TCCATCAAAGTCCAGGAGGAGTTGAAACAGCAGCAACATCTGAACTCAGAGCAACAGACTGAGAGGGAACATCAAGAAGCTCAACTTAAGCAACAA CTACAGCAGCTAGGAGAGGAACTGGAAACCATGACACAGGAGCAGTGTCAGTTGAAGGGTGACCTGCAGGAAAATCTGGAGATG GCTGCAGAGACTCAGGGACTTCTCCATTCCATCCAAGAGGAGCTCAGACAACAGAGACAAGTGAACTCTGACCTTGAGAGCCAAAGTTTACAGAAGGAGTCTCTTCTAGAACAGCAG ATAAAGGCTAAGCAGCTGAATGAGGAGCTTGAGTCTGTGCGAGCTGAGAGAGAGCGTCTCCTGTCTGAGAAGACAGACAGCTCTCAGAATCATGCAGAGGAGTTGGAGAAGCTGCGCTCTACTGTGACCTcgctgactggagagagagaccagctccaGGAGATACTGGAGGGAACCCGAGAGGAGAGGAACCAGCTCAAGAGAGACCTGGAGGGCAAGGTGGAGATG ATGCAGCAGCTAGAGGAAGAAGGCACACACATGAGAGATGAGAGGGCCCAGATTCAGGGAGACCTGCAGGAAAATATGGAGATG GTCATACAAGTCCAGAGGACATTAGAACAGCAGCAACGTCTGAACTCACAACAGCAGGCTGAGCACGAACAACACGAGGACAAACTTAAACAACAA attaagCAGCTGGAGGAGGAATGTAAAGGTTTCAAAGAAGGACAGTTTCACTTCAAAGTCGAAGCAGACACCTCACACAAG aTGCTTAGTGACGCGAACGCAACCATCTCCATATTGACAGAGCAGATCAATAACCTGGAGCAGAGCACCAGCTGTTGTACCACCAGTGCAGGAGAGGGACTGTGTTCCAGGCTGGAAGGTTCAATGCAGAAGCTCCAG GTGTCACTGGTGAGGCTCCAGCTTGTTATCAATGGTGCTTCTAAGCCTGGACATGGGCCCTTGGTTGATGTCACACAAGTTGAAGAAGTCATGATGCTGAAACTGTTGCCCCTTCTTCCAAAGCCCACACAAAAGATCTATAGCAATATCAATAGATCTACTGTCCAGATCACTAACACAGTGTGGGATACAAAG GTGCTGCTGAAGCTGTGTGCCAAGGATTACAAAACCCACATTGAAGCCCTGGTTCAGAATGACTTGGCTGTATTTGAGGAGAGGAGACTCCAGGACCTGCTCCTCTGTAGAGCCCAGGCACCCAGTCACTCAGTCAAGGTGGTTGAGAATGACCTCCTTGGAGTCTGGGACGAGAGACTGTCAGAGCTGTTGGACAGGAGAGAAGGTTACCTCCAG AAAATGAACAGTGTTTTGAAGAAGCTTGAGGAGAGCCTGGCCGCTCACCCAGCAGCAGTGTCAGAGGAGCTGAGGGCGCGAGAGAGGAGCAACGAGGAGCTGAATGCTCTATGCATGGTCCACTCACCGGACTCAGCAGCAGTGGAGAATTTCCTGGAGCGAGAGCTGGCCCGGCGCTCTGCTTTGGCACAGGCCAACACACTGGCTCTCCAG GGATTGCGAGATGAGCGCTGTGGTTTGCTCAAAGAGCTAGGCGTGGTCCGAGCACAGGCTGACAGTCAGCTGAAAGAAGAGAGGAGTAagacctctactctactgcagATACTGGAGCGTGCCTCCGTCAAGACTGAAGCTGACCTGCTGAGGGACAACCAGCAACTTACCCTGAAACGTCAGCAGTTGGATGGAGAAATCAAG gaaatgcagatgagaGTTGATCAGCTGGAAGAGGACCAGATCAAAGCTGCTAATAGTGTCTCAAACCACAAACAAGCCACCCAGCTACTACAAACTGAGCTTCAGGATGCTTGTGCACAAGTCAAGGACAGGGAGGGCTCCATTCAAGTCCTAAAAGAGAAACTCAGAGAGACTGAA GTTCTGGCTAAGAGAAGAGCATCACCTAGTGCTCTTCAGCATGAAGAGCTGAAAGCTAAAGTTTTGAAAATGGAGTTGGAGATGACTGCATCGTCCTCTAAACACCAAGAAGA GTTACTGAGGATGACGACGGTCCTGAACCACAAGGAGGACGCTCTGAGGACGCTGAAGGAGACTCTGAGAAGATCACAACAGGAGGAAGCAGAGTCAT TCAATGAGGGACAGGATCTGCATGCCAGACTGATAACCGCCAGAGGACGCACGGTCCAAAGCAACATTCTCCTTGAAAAGAACAAACTTGAGGAGGAACTGAAAAGGCTACAGAGCAAAATTTCAGAATTGGAGAG CCTTGTGTCCACTCAGCAAGGAGAGATCACAAAGTGGAAGGCTAGAGCAATTAaactgaaggagaagaagagggacgTAGTAGACAAGCCTCTGTCTCCATGTACTCCTACAAAACACCGCCTTCCCATGAATTCTGAGCAGTTCCTCAACTCTCCCAAGAGGTTCCTCGACTCTCCCAAGAAGTTCCTCGACTCTCCCAAGAAGTTCCTCGACTCTCCCAAGAAGTTCCTCGACTCTCCCAAGAAGTTCCTCGACTCTCCCAAGAGCAAGTTCTTCGATGTCCGTCCAGGCTCTGAATCCATGTCGATCAACTGTCCCAAGCAGTTTTTTGATAACTCCAACCTTGGAACCATTCAAG ATGCAAGCGCAAGCGTGGATAAAAAGGACGAATTTTGGCCTCTGTCACCAAAGCAATCTGATGTATGCAAACAACAGTAA